TgagcaaaaattaaaagtctgctatttaaaatattaatttgactTATTGCTTAGGACCAATGAATCAACTTTATGCATCCCGTACAGATTGCAGAAGTTCATTCTCATTTTCCTTTGGACTAAGCCTAAGATATTTAGCTCACTAATAGCGGCCAgaggtacaatttttttagtcCAAGACTCAACAAAACCATACTCCCTCATGTTAATTTATCAAATCACTGAAGACAAACAAAGCCAGCAATTCCTTGAACACTGCAAGTCTCTCATCATATTGGTGCAGCCCTTCTCCTGGgctatttttttctcacaaaacCAATTAGGCAATATGCACCGTTTTGGCTCTCCAAAATTCCATTGAACCAAAACACTTTTCCTGGGCTCTACGCTTAATATATGTAATAGATAGACTGATGAAATTTTGAGATGAAAGCTGAAAATAGAGGCTGCAACTTGAGTGACCTGGGCTGGTTTACAgtttacacacacatatatactatttttattgatcagtacacacacatacatatactTCATAAAATCTCAAGATGCCAAGCTCAATTTTAGAGGCTGCAACTTGGGCAACCTGAGCTTGTTGGAGGTAAACAAGAGCATATAAGTCTCATCCCTAACCAGCACAGCTCAACGTGTGAAATTTTTAGCTCTCACCCAACCCAACCTAGGCTGAAATTAGTTGCCTTGTTGTGACTGAATTGACTCAAGGTGGGTCAGGTTATGCTTCTcttaatagtagtagtagtagttggAGATATCAATAGCTTTTTTCTGTCTATTTACAACAGCCAACTTACAAGCAAGATTAGCATACCTTATGCTTAAAAAGCATGCATGATTTACTGTGTATACAAGTGTGTAGATTCACATGTACTGTACAAATTATAAAGAAATctcataaattataaaaaaaaaaaaaaaaaaagaaataatttgcATGAGTGTTGTATCTGCAAGAGCTAGTATCAGTCTTGTCTCTATGTCAAAGATAGTTGGAACCAATACACCTAGAGTGTCTAGGGCATATATGCTAGGTTGATGTAAAATCTGCAGCTTAACAAACAACGTTTTTAAGCATACATAGatgttgaaaaaataaaaaacatttaagtGGTAGgacaacaaaaagaagaaaaatcgatttaaaaagaaaaggagccAGCCAAAATCTTGATGATTTTCCCTGACGTCCAAAACAAGTCTATAAACCAGGCTTATGCAATcattcattattaaaaaaacttgaGACCTAATTCCAAAAGTTTATTCTTCTATTCATATAAATCTACAGATGCTTGCCATCTCAAGAAGAGAATGGAATTTTAAATTGATAGATAAATCAATAAGAATGGAAACAAAATACAGAAGGGGGCTGGAGACAATCAATTGAGCTTGCACAACAAATTCAtagtttatagaaaatattattttgttgccTAGAAATCAAAGCATGATATCCAACAAGGTGAGTtgacaaaaatcaaaatcaagagtACCACCAAGTACCAATAATTTACAAGCAAAACCAATTTCAAATATAAACTTGATAACCAGTCCAATATTCATTATGATAGGACAAGTGAAACAAGGTCATCTGGactaaaaacatataattttcacTGTGACATTGTCATGTGTTAGAATGACCACAAAAACCTACTAGGATTACCACATTACTTTGATGCGTACTacaatagaagaaaaaaagaacataatGATGGCTTCATTGATTTAATATTACAATAaggaaaagcaaaataaaacataaaatagagCATCATTTACTTCATTGGTTTATCTTCACATTTGGATGACATTTATTTGTGATCAAGTAAAACCAGGCTTTCCATAAGATCAGTTGTGTAGGCCATCCAGTTAGGACTTGGAATTCCAATATTGTTCTCGTATAGACTTTCAGGGTCATACAAAACCATCCTTCCCGGAGGCATTATAGTTAGAAGTTGACCACTTTCAGTGCAGCCAAAGAAATTCTTAATCCGCTTGAGTCCTACAGTTTTTAGTGTCCAAGACTCAACCACACCATACTGTCCCATCACCCATATGTCGCATTTATCTAAAACAGTGCCATCTTCATAATCATATACAGAAGGACCAAAAACCATTAGAGCCAATGATCCCTTGAACACCACAAGTCGGTGAACTGCCTGATAGGCAAAAATAAATCTATCTAAGTAATTCTCTGGCAGTCTTATCTCTCGGAATATTTCATCATTGACATCAAAGGACAAAATGAAATCGTTAGTGTTGTTTGCACCCCAAGTATGTGCCATAAAATGTAGAGctccattaaaaaataaaaagggctCATATTGTATTTCTAAAATAGACCCAAGATTGGGTATCGACTCCACCGAAAATTCAATCCTTCTCCACAAATCCGTACTCAATGTGTAAACCTCGGCCTCAAACCGCGGACCTTTGTTATTGCAAAATATTGAATTGTGGACTATTTTGAGAATCTTGAAGtcattgttttgaaaatgataGGCAAGTCCAAGACTGTAGTCATTGCGACCAACGTCAAGCATAAGCATCTTAAACTTTTGAATGCTTGGGTTCcataaatatattaaagtatCACGATTTCCAAAAGTCAAGAACATGCCATTACAATAGTCAACCATAACTGCAAGAAAAGGGATTTGAAACCTACAAACCTCAGTCAATGACAATGTGGGATCGTCATAGCAAGCAGCCGTATACAGTTGTTTGTCATCGGTATATAGAAGAAAAccattgtgattgtttttggaTGATAATGATTTGGCTTTGTTGTGATTGAAGTGTTTGGTAATGAAAATGGGGTCGGTGATTGTAGAGTACCAAGATTTAGAAACGCACCTGAATCTGATTAAGGATTTCACTGGCAGCCGAGTCAGGATGTCGATCACGACGTCGTGTGGGAGACGCTCCGATGACAAATTCCTGAGCTTAGACATCATCGAGAATTCGGTTCGGCCTGCCGACCGAAATAATTGGGAATCAGTCGGTTTCGATCGGTTTTTGGGCCGgttggggagagagagagagctggcGAACGAAGCGATAGAGACAGAGAaactgagaaagaaaagggaagaatCATACCGTCACCGTGAGAATAGAATCATCGATGATCAGGCCGGCGTGTGGAGGCCAGTGGCAAAGGCAGATTCGGCGTGAGTGAGAGTTCAAGAGATGTTGAGGCTGTCTGTGTCTGAGAATGAGAGTCAAGAGTAAGAGTGAAATGTGTGGGTGTGAGGTATTTAGGATAACTGGTAGggttttctaattaaattaattgaagTTTAATTAGTTTAACTAGATA
This genomic stretch from Castanea sativa cultivar Marrone di Chiusa Pesio chromosome 9, ASM4071231v1 harbors:
- the LOC142610316 gene encoding F-box/kelch-repeat protein At3g06240-like; this encodes MMSKLRNLSSERLPHDVVIDILTRLPVKSLIRFRCVSKSWYSTITDPIFITKHFNHNKAKSLSSKNNHNGFLLYTDDKQLYTAACYDDPTLSLTEVCRFQIPFLAVMVDYCNGMFLTFGNRDTLIYLWNPSIQKFKMLMLDVGRNDYSLGLAYHFQNNDFKILKIVHNSIFCNNKGPRFEAEVYTLSTDLWRRIEFSVESIPNLGSILEIQYEPFLFFNGALHFMAHTWGANNTNDFILSFDVNDEIFREIRLPENYLDRFIFAYQAVHRLVVFKGSLALMVFGPSVYDYEDGTVLDKCDIWVMGQYGVVESWTLKTVGLKRIKNFFGCTESGQLLTIMPPGRMVLYDPESLYENNIGIPSPNWMAYTTDLMESLVLLDHK